In Sporichthyaceae bacterium, the sequence TCTGTCCGACGTACCGAGCCACCGCACGCACCGCCCCCATCGTTCCCGGATAGTCCATCCGCGTCGGGCCGATTACCCCGAGCCGGGAGACCACCTCGCCCCGTCCGTACGCCGAGGCCACCACCGAGGTGCCGGCCAACCCGGCCAGTGCCGTCTCGTGCCCGATCCGCACGCTCAGGTCGGTGGTCGCCGCCTCGCCGAGCAACCGCATCAGCACGACCTGCTCCTCCAGCGCCTCGAGCACCACGTGCAGCGAGTCGGAGAAGTCGTGCCCGCTGCGGGTGAGGTTCGCCGCCCCGGCCATCACCACCCGCTGGTCGCGGGAGTGGTCAATCATCTCGCGCAGCGCCTCGACCACCCGCGCCACCACGGTGCCGTCGACCACCGGGTCGAGCACCCGGAACTGCGTAGCCAGCGCGGCCACCGCTTCGTCCGCGGCAGTCAGCCGCTTGCCGTCCATCACCGCGTTGAGCCGGGCCCGCAGGTCTGGCAACAGCTCTTCGGAGGTCACCACCGGGACCTCCACCACCCGCTGATCCACCCGACCGGTGTCGGTGATCAACACCATCATCACCCGGCCCGGCGCCATGTGCAGCAGCTCCAAATGACGCACCGTCGCCCCGGACAGCGACGGGTACTGCACCACCGCCACCTGGCGGGTGAGCTGCGACAACAACCGCACGGTGCGATCCACCACGTCATCGAGGTTGACCGCGCTGTCCAGGAAGTGCTGGATGGCGCGGCGTTCGGCCGGGGACAGCGCGCGCACCTCGGAGAGCCGGTCGACGAACAACCGGTAGCCCTTGTCGGTGGGGATACGCCCGGCGCTGGTGTGCGGCTGGGCGATGTACCCCTCTTCCTCCAGCACCGCCATGTCGTTGCGGATCGTGGCCGGGGACACCCCGAGGTTGTGCCGGTCGACCAGGGTCTTGGACCCGACGGGCTCCTCGGTGGCGACGTAGTCGCGCACGATCGCGCGCAGCACGGCCAGCTTGCGGTCATCGAGCACCGCGCACCTCCCGGCCCTGCGTCAACTGCCCGACAGTTAGCACTGTCGGGTGGCGAGTGCTTAGTCTACCGGCGATTGAGGCGAGCGGACCGCGAGCAGCGAGGAACGAGCGATCGCGAGTCCCGAGCCGATTGAAGCCGGTTGAGCGCAGCGAGCACCGGCCCGACGTGCCCGTTACGGTTTACGCGATGGACCGATATGCGGGCGATCCACTCGCCGGGAACTGGCGGCGGCCCACGGTGGTGCCCGAGGTGGCCGCCGATGTGGACCTGGTGATCGAGGTTTCCGAGAGCGGGTTCTGCGGGGCGGTGGTGGGCACCGAGAAGGGGCCCGGCGGACACCTGGTCACCCTGGAAGACCGGCTGGGGCGGCGCCGGGTGTTCCCGCTGGGCCCGGGGTTTCTGCTCGAGGGCAAGCCGGTGACGCTGATCGCCCCGGTGGTCGCCGCACCCAAGCCGTCGACGCGCACGGCGTCCGGCTCGGTCGGCGCCTCCGTCGGCACGCGCGCCCGGGTGGCCCGCGAGGGCCGCATCTACGTCGAGGGGCGGCACGACGCGGAGCTGGTGGAGAAGGTCTGGGGCGACGACCTGCGCGGCGAGGGGGTGGTCGTGGAGTACCTGGAGGGCGTCGACGACCTGCCGGCCATCGTCGCGGAGTTCCAGCCGGGGCCCGGCCGCAGGCTGGGCGTGCTCGTCGACCACTTCGTGCACGGGTCGAAGGAGTCCCGGTTGGCCCAGCAGGTGCGCTCGCCGCACGTGCTGGTCGTGGGGCATCCGTTCATCGACATCTGGGCAGCGGTCAAGCCGGACGCGGTGGGCATCGGTGCCTGGCCGACGATCCCGCCCGGTCGGCCGTGGAAGCACGGCGTGCTGGCGGAGTTGGGCTGGGACGTGGAACCGCACGTGGCCTGGCGGCGCATCCTCGGCGGGGTGCGCACCTGGAACGACCTGCAGACCCCGTTGCTCACCTGCATGGAACAACTGATCGACTTCGTCACCGACCCCAGCGACTGACCACCCGTCAGTCGGTCAGGTCGCGGATCACCGCATCGGCCAGCAACCGGCCGCGCAGGGTGAGCACCGCCCGGCCCGCCGCATGCGCGTCCGGTTTCAACAGGCCATCCGTGACGGCGCGGGCGGCGGCGGTGCGGCCGACGTCGGACAACTCGTCCAGACCGAGGCCGCCGCGCAGGCGCAGCTCGAGCATCACCCGCTCCAACTGCTGCTGAGCCGGCGTCAGCTCCTCGAAGTCCGCCGCCGGACTGCCCTGCGCCACCCGCTGCGCGTAGTCGCGCGGATGGCGCACGTTCCACCAGCGCTTCCCGGCCAGGTGCGAGTGTGCGCCGGGGCCGATCCCCCACCAGTCCCCGCCGGTCCAGTACAGCAGGTTGTGCCGGGCCCGCGCGGATTCCCCACGGGCCCAGTTCGAGACCTCGTACCAGTCGAATCCCGCGCCGGTAAGTACCGCGTCGGCCACCTCGTAGCGGTCGGCGAGGCCGTCCGGGTCCGGCGCGGGCAGTTCGCCGCGGCGCACCCGGGCGGCCAGTCGGGTGCCCTCCTCCAGGATCAGCGAGTACGCGCTGACGTGGTCCGGGCCGGCCTCGATCGCCGCGTGCAGGGAGTCCTGCCAGTCCGCATCGCTCTCGCCGGGCGTGCCGTAGATCAGGTCCAGGTTGACGTGCGCGAAGCCCGCCTGGCGGGCCCACTGCACGCACTGCAGGGCCCGGCCCGGCGTGTGCTGTCGGTCGAGTACCGCCAGCACATGGCTCGCCGCGCTCTGCATGCCGAACGAGATGCGGGTGAACCCGGCTTCCCGCAGCGCGGCCAATGACGCAGCGTCCACCGATTCCGGGTTGGCCTCGGTAGTCACTTCGGCGTCCACGGCCAGTCCGAACTCCTCGTCGATGACCGTCAACAGGCCGCCGAGTTCACTCGGGCTGAGCAGGGTGGGGGTGCCGCCGCCGACAAAAACGGTCTGCACCGAACGGCGGCCCATGGTGGCCGCCGCGTACCGGATTTCCGCGGCCGCCACCCTCGGATACTCCGCGCGACTACCGCCGCCGCCGAGGTCGGCCGCGGTGTAGGTGTTGAAGTCGCAGTAACCGCATCTGCTGGCGCAGAACGGCACGTGCACGTATATGCCGAACGGCACAGTGATGCCGAACGGTGCGCTCACACCGTCGATTGTGTCAGCGCGGAGAGGCGATCGAGTCCGTGTGCGAGAGGGTGACCTCGATCAGCACGTCGGCCGACTCTCTCACTGCGACCTCGGCCGTTGCGGGAGGGTAGCCCACCGCGTGCAGGGTGTAGCCACCCTCGGCGACATCGGCGAACTCATAACGCCCGGCGCTGTCCGTGCGGGTGTTCGCCACCACCGCGCCCGTCGGGTCCTCCAGCCACACCCGGGCGTCCGGGATGGGCAGGCCGGACGCGGTGCGGGCCACCCCGTTGACGGCCGCCCGACCGGGCACCGGCACGTCGTACACCGTGGTCCCGGATGACTCGATGAGCACGGCGGCCTGCACCGGTGTCGTGCCCTCGCGGTGCACCGACACGGTGCCCACCCCGGCCTGCAGGTCGGCGAATTGGTACCGGCCCGCGTCGTCGGTGCGGGTGGAGGCCAGCACCTGACCGGAGGCGTCGCTCCAGGTCACGGTCGCGTTTACCACCGAGCGCTGGGTGCCCAGCGTGTGCACGGTGCCCACCAGGCCGACGGCGCCGGACAGCCCGATCTCCACCTCGACGTCGGCGCTGGCCGCGGGCACGTGCAGCGTGCAGGCGTACGGCCGGTGCCGGGCGTGCCGGGCCACCAGCACGGCCTCGGTCGGCCCGGTGACCAGGAAGGAGAAGCGACCGTTGTCATCGGTCCAACCGCGGTCCAACTGGCGCCCGGCGTCGTCGAGCAGGGTGAGGGCCACCCGACCGATGGGGTGCCCGGCGTGGTCGCGCACCAGGCCACGCACATTGCCCCGGGTCGGCACCTGCTGGGGGTGGGATCCGTTGGCGGTCACCCCGATGATCGGGCGGGCGCCGGGCGCGCCGGACGCGGCCCAGGCGGGCGCGTCGTCGCGGGGTCGGCGGGGAATCGGTGGCACATCTTCCAGCGTGGCAGACCCGTCCGGCTGCAGGCCGGACGACACGGCGGCGCGCACCACCAGATCGGCGTGCATGGCACCGTCCAGGCGCCGCACGTTGACCAGCCAGATGATGATCGCGGCCGCGGCGAGCATGATCAGGGCCGACCACAACGCGGCCCGGACGTAGCCCTGGACCTGGGCGGCGATCAGCGTCTGCGGGTCGAAGGGCTTGCCCTTCATCCAGTTCAGGCTGCGGTGCGCGGCCACCGTGGACAGCAGCGCCAGACCCAACGAGGTACCGACCTGCTGGGCGGTGTTGATGGTGGCGCTGGCCACGCTGGCATCGCGCGGCTCCACCTCGATGGTGGCCCCGTTGAAGGCCGGGACGAACACCGCACCCATGGACACACCCAGCACGAGCATGGCGGGCAGCAGATCGTGGCTGAACGTGGACTGCGGGGTGAGCCGCAGCAGCAGGCCCATCCCGATCCCGGCACCGGTCAGGCCGAAGCCCATGATCCAACGCGGCGCGACCTTGGTGACCAGCGAGCTGACGATGCCGGAGGCCACGACGATGCCGATCGTCACCGACAGGAACGCGACGCCGGTGCGCAGCGGTGAATACCCGAGCACACCCTGCATGAAAAAGGTCAGGAAGAAGAACGCACCGAACAGGCCCAGCGCGGACAGCGCCACCGCGATGTTGGCGCCCGCCCGGGTGCGGTGCATCAGGATGCGCAGCGGCAGCACCGGGTTGGGCACCACGCGTTGGCTGACCACGAACAGGATCAACAAGGACAGGCCGAGGAACAACCAGAACAGCGTGGCGTTCTGCGTCCAGCCATGGCGCTCGGCCTCGGAGAAGCCATAGACCAGGCTGAGCACGCCGCCGGTGCCGAGCACGGTGCCCACCAGGTCCAACCGCCCCGGATGCTCCGGTCGGAACTCGTCGACGAAGGCATAGGCGCCGGCCACGGTGAGCACGGTGAGCGGGATGTTGATGAACATCGTCCAGCGCCAACTGGCGTACTCGGTGAGCACACCGCCGAGCACCAGGCCCAACGCGGAGCCGCCGCCGGCCACCACACCGAAGATGGCGAAGGCCCGGGCGCGTTCCTTGGCATTGGTGAACGTATTGGCCAACAGGGCCAGCGCGGCCGGCGCGAGCAGGGCGCCGAACACGCCCTGCAGGGCGCGTGCGGCCAACAACATGGCGAGGTTCTGCGCCGCCCCACCCAACGCGGAGGCCAGACCGAAGCCGAGCAGTCCGATGACCAGCGAGCGGCGCAGCCCCAGGTAGTCGGTCACCCGGCCGCCGAGCAGCAACAGGCCGCCGAAGGCCAGCGTGTAGACGGTGACCACCCACTGCCGGTCGGCCTCCGACACGTGCAGCCCCACGCTCATGCTGGGCAGCGCGACGTTGATGATCGTGGCGTCCACCACAATGACCAGCTGACCGAGGGTCAGCACCAGCAGGGCGAATGCCTTGCGGCGCGCGGCGTGATCTGGGTGTGGCGCCGCCGGTGCGGCGCCGGATCGAGCGACCTCGGACTCCACGGCCATCGCGGTCTCCTAGCGTTCGGCGGACGACAGCAGCGGCAGCAGGACGCGGTCGACGAGGCGGTGCAGCAAGGCGTCATCGACGGGTTCGCCGGTGATCAGGATGCGGGTCATCAACGTGGCCGGGGCGAGCTCGCGGACGAACTCCGGATCCGGGGCGGTGATCGCGCCCTCGGCGCAGTACCGGGCGAGTAGGTCATCGGTGGTCGCCCGGCAACGCGCGATGTCCGCGCGCAGCAGACCGGCCAACTCCGGGTCGCCCTGCATGGCGTGGACCATGCCCGCCAGCAGCGCGGCCTTGTCGGCGAAGCGGTCGCGCGCATTAGTGAGCAGGGTGAGCAGGTCGGCGCGCAGGTCGCCGGTGTACTCCGGGGCGATGTTGTCCGAGTCGGTGATGTAGCGCACCGCCGCACCGACCAACGCGGGCTTGCCCGGCCAGCGGCGGTAGATGGTCGCCTTGCTGGCCCGGGCGCGGGCGGCCACCGCATCGATGGTGAGCCGCTCGTACCCGATCTCGGTGAGCAGTTCGGCGCACACGCCGAGAATCTCCTGCTCGCGCGTGGTCAGCTCGGCCTCGTCCACCCGGTCCGACGTTGTCACCTCAGTCACGGCCCCCACCTTACGCGCGGAACAGTACGGTTCCGTACCGGTAAGCGCATGGACTGATCAACAAACCCCGGGCCCTCCTGACACGGCATCAGTAGTGACGGCGCGCCTCCGCCAGGTCACGCTGCGCGGTCGTCAAGATGAACTTGAGAGGCAGCCGGCCCGGGCTGCCCGGTACCCGGGGGGTAGCTGTGTTCGGACGGAAAACGGCGCTCGGGCTGTTGACCGGGGCGTTTGCGGCGACAGGGGTGGTCGGCGGGGGCGCAGCCGTGTGGGCGGCCAACGCCAAGACGACCCAGGCGGGCGACGTCATTCAGGCCTGTGCCGGCGATCACGGCGTATTGCGGCTGGCGGTCCCCGATTGCCGTGCCCACGAGTCCGTGATCAGTTGGAATGTGGAGGGTCAGCAGGGGCCGGTCGGTCCGCAGGGGCCGCAGGGGCCGCAAGGGCCCGCGGGTGTTGGCAGTGGACCGACATTCGATGTGCTGCCCTTCGTCGCGAACAACGTCGCGCACCGCACGGGGTACGTGCTCAGCACCCACCCCACGGCGATCCCCGACCTGCAGCTGGTCCTCCCCCGGCCCGGCACCTATCTGATCGCCGCCGATGTCCGCGGGGTGCTCGTGCAGAGCGCGGGGCACGACTGCTTCCTGATGGCCCAGTTCGTCCAGGGTTCGCCGGGCACCGCGGTGTCCGGCACCCAGCGCACAGTGGTGACCGACTTCACGACGCCCGGCACCGTCGTGGACGGCACCGCACCTATTCAGACCGTGCTGACCACCACGGTCGCGAACACGGTCGTCGAGGTCAGTGCGTTCGCGGTCAACTCGTTGGGCAACGCTTGCGCGGGCGTGGGCCGGATCATCTCCGATCGGCACGGAGCCAGCACGCTCAACGCGGTACGCATCCACTGATCGTCACACACGGGGCTTCGGGCGCCCGAACCCCCGACTTATTTGCTGCCCGCCCTCTTGGTGTCCGGTGACTCGTCGGTGGACAGCGCGGCGATGAAGGCCTCCTGGGGGACCTCGACGCGGCCCACCATCTTCATCCGCTTCTTGCCCTCTTTCTGCTTCTCCAGCAGCTTGCGCTTACGGGTGATGTCACCGCCGTAGCACTTGGCCAGGACGTCCTTGCGGATCGCGCTGATGTTCTCCCGGGCGATGACCCGGGTCCCGATCGAGGCCTGAATGGGCACCTCGAACTGCTGGCGCGGGATCAGCGTGCGCAGCTTCTTGGTCATCCGGACCGCGTACTCGTAGGCCTTGTCCTTGTGCACGATCGCGGAGAACGCATCGACCGGCTCGCCCTGCAGCAGGATGTCGACCTTGACCAGGTCGGCCATCTGCTCGCCCTTGACCTCGTAGTCCAGCGAGGCGTAGCCGCGGGTCTTGGACTTCAACGCATCGAAGAAGTCGAAGATGATCTCGGCCAACGGCAACGTGTAGCGCAGCTCCACGCGGTCGGCGGAGAGGTAGTCCATCCCGCCCAGCGTCCCGCGGCGTTGCTGGCAGAGTTCCATGATCGTGCCGACGAACTCGGACGGCGCGAGCACCGTCGCGCGCACCACCGGCTCGTAGATCTCCGCGATCTTGCCGTCCGGGAACTCACTCGGGTTGGTGACGATGTGGGTGCTCGCGTCCTCCTTGATCACCCGGTAGACGACGTTCGGCGCGGTGGAGATCAGGTCCAAACCGGCCTCGCGCTCGAGGCGCTCGCGCACGATCTCCAGGTGCAGCAGGCCGAGGAAGCCGACCCGGAAGCCGAAGCCGAGTGCGGCGGAGGACTCCGGTTCGTAGACCAGCGAGGCATCGTTGAGGCGCAGCTTGTCCAGGGCCTCGCGCAGCTCCGGGAAATCCGAGCCGTCGATCGGGTAGAGACCGGAGAACACCATCGGCTTGGGCTCGCGGTAACCACCCAGGGCCCCGGTGGCCGGGTTGATCGCATCGGTGATCGTGTCGCCGACCTTGGATTGGCGCACGTCCTTCACACCGGTGATCAGGTAACCGACCTCACCCACGCTGAGCCCCTCCGACGGACTCGGCTCCGGTGAGCTCACCCCGATCTCGAGGAGTTCGTGGGTCGCCCGGGTGGAGAGCATCAGGATTTTCTCACGGGGCGTCAGATGGCCGTCCACCACGCGAATGTAGGTGATCACTCCGCGGTAGCTGTCGTAGACCGAGTCGAAGATCATCGCCCTGGCCGGCGCGTCCGGGTCGCCGACCGGCGCCGGGATGTCCTCCACGATCTTGTTCAGTAGTTCGACCACGCCCTCGCCGGTCTTGGCGCTGACCTTGAGCACCTCGCTCGGCTCGCAACCGATGATGTGCGCAAGCTCAGCGGCGTACTTCTCCGGTTGGGCGGCGGGCAGGTCGATCTTGTTCAGCACCGGTATGACGGTGAGGTCGTTCTCCATCGCCAGGTAGAGGTTGGCCAGGGTCTGCGCCTCGATGCCCTGCGCGGCGTCGACCAGCAACACCGCACCCTCGCAGGCGGCCAGCGATCGGGACACCTCGTAGGTGAAGTCGACGTGGCCGGGGGTGTCGATCAGGTTCAACACGTGCATCCGGCCGTCCGGCGCGGTCCACGGCAGGCGCACCGCCTGGCTCTTGATGGTGATCCCGCGCTCGCGCTCGATGTCCATCCGGTCCAGGTACTGGGCGCGCATGTTGCGGGCGTCGACCACGCCGGTGAGCTGCAGCATCCGGTCGGCGAGGGTGGATTTGCCGTGGTCGATGTGGGCGATGATGCAGAAGTTGCGGATCAGCGCCGGGTCGGTCCGGTTCGGCTTCGGCGGAGTGGGCGGCACGCGAAAGATCCGTCTCGTGGCTGTCGGGAAGTGGTCGGCGGCGGCGCTGTGCGCCCGGCCCCATCCTCCCATGCCCTGGCGGGCCGCCCGGTGATCTCACTAGGGTCATCGGCCGTGACGGCGCCCACGCAACCCGCGGCCGGTCCTCGGCCACTGGCCGAGATCGTCGAGGCGGGGTGGGCGGGGGCGTTGGCGCCGGTGGCGCCGGTGATCGCGGCGATGGGTGAATTCCTGCGTGCGGAACTCGCCGCCGGGCGGTCCTATCTGCCCGCCGGGGCGAACGTGTTGCGTGCGTTCACCCGACCGTTCGACGCGGTGCGGGTGCTCATCGTCGGGCAGGACCCGTACCCGACGCCGGGGCACGCGGTGGGCCTGTCGTTCTCGGTGTCCGCGCAGACCCGGCCGCTGCCCCGGTCGCTGATGAACATCTTCCGGGAGTACGGCGCCGATCTCGGTCTGCCGCCGCCGACCAACGGAGACCTCAGCCCCTGGGCGGACCGCGGCGTGCTGATGCTCAACCGGGTGCTCACGGTGGCGCCGGGCAACCCGGGCTCGCACCGCGGCAAGGGGTGGGAGCAGGTCACCGAGCAGGCGATCCGGGCCCTGGTGGCCCGCGACGCGCCGCTGGTCGCGGTGCTGTGGGGCCGCGACGCGGCGACGCTGGTGCCCATGCTCGGTTCGACGCCGCAACTGCTCTCCGCACACCCGAGCCCGATGTCCGCGGACCGCGGCTTCTTCGGGTCGCGACCATTCAGCCGGGCGAACGAGTTGCTGTTCGGGATGGGTGCGGATCCGGTGGATTGGCGGTTGTCCTAGTCCGCGCCCTCCGCGGACAGCACCGGGCCTGTGCCGCGGATCGGCGCCACCGCGTCCACGCTGCTCAGACCCGCGAGCGCAAGCAGTTGATCGCGCGAGGCGAAAGAGATGTTGAAGTCCAGCGTGGACTGGCCGGCGTCGGGGTGGTTCATCTTCTGGTGCTTGTACTGCGCATAGGTGGCCGTGCTGGTGAACTGGCGGAAGGTGTAGGAACCCCAGGTGCCGACCGAGTTGCGCTGGTACGGGTCCTCCGCGGTGCCCGGCGCGGCGACGTTCCCGGCCAGGTGCTCGACAGGGGCGGTGCCGTCGAGGTAGCTGGCCCAGTTCAGCACGGTGCCCTCGGGCGCGGGCGGATTGCCCAGCGCGCCCGATTTACCGGCTTTCCCCCAGTACCGACTCAGCGTGTACACCACGATCTGACGGCCGGGCACCAACTCGCGCAGTCGCGCGCAGAAGTCGGTGATGTCGGCGTAGGACGGGCCGGAGGTCTCCGCCTCGTCCTTCCATTCCACGTCCACCATGAGCATGACGCCCGCCGCCCCGCCGGTCTCCTGCAGCCGCTGGAAGAAGGCGTCGGCCTGTGCCACGCCGTTGCCCTTCTCCAGGTAGTGGTAGGCACCGAACAACAACCCGGCCTGCTGGGCGCGCGCTCGGTTCACCGCGAAGTAGTCATCGGTGAACCAGGTGCCCTGGCTCGCCTTGGCGAACTCGAAGTCCATCCCGTCCGCGATCATCTTGGCCGGGTCGAGCAGCCCGGCGTTCATGTTCTCCTGCGCGCTGCGGCCCGGATTCGCGAAGTCCTGTTGCCGCTTGGCGACGTCCGGGCCGACGTACGGGCCGGA encodes:
- a CDS encoding DUF3097 domain-containing protein gives rise to the protein MDRYAGDPLAGNWRRPTVVPEVAADVDLVIEVSESGFCGAVVGTEKGPGGHLVTLEDRLGRRRVFPLGPGFLLEGKPVTLIAPVVAAPKPSTRTASGSVGASVGTRARVAREGRIYVEGRHDAELVEKVWGDDLRGEGVVVEYLEGVDDLPAIVAEFQPGPGRRLGVLVDHFVHGSKESRLAQQVRSPHVLVVGHPFIDIWAAVKPDAVGIGAWPTIPPGRPWKHGVLAELGWDVEPHVAWRRILGGVRTWNDLQTPLLTCMEQLIDFVTDPSD
- a CDS encoding MFS transporter, whose product is MAVESEVARSGAAPAAPHPDHAARRKAFALLVLTLGQLVIVVDATIINVALPSMSVGLHVSEADRQWVVTVYTLAFGGLLLLGGRVTDYLGLRRSLVIGLLGFGLASALGGAAQNLAMLLAARALQGVFGALLAPAALALLANTFTNAKERARAFAIFGVVAGGGSALGLVLGGVLTEYASWRWTMFINIPLTVLTVAGAYAFVDEFRPEHPGRLDLVGTVLGTGGVLSLVYGFSEAERHGWTQNATLFWLFLGLSLLILFVVSQRVVPNPVLPLRILMHRTRAGANIAVALSALGLFGAFFFLTFFMQGVLGYSPLRTGVAFLSVTIGIVVASGIVSSLVTKVAPRWIMGFGLTGAGIGMGLLLRLTPQSTFSHDLLPAMLVLGVSMGAVFVPAFNGATIEVEPRDASVASATINTAQQVGTSLGLALLSTVAAHRSLNWMKGKPFDPQTLIAAQVQGYVRAALWSALIMLAAAAIIIWLVNVRRLDGAMHADLVVRAAVSSGLQPDGSATLEDVPPIPRRPRDDAPAWAASGAPGARPIIGVTANGSHPQQVPTRGNVRGLVRDHAGHPIGRVALTLLDDAGRQLDRGWTDDNGRFSFLVTGPTEAVLVARHARHRPYACTLHVPAASADVEVEIGLSGAVGLVGTVHTLGTQRSVVNATVTWSDASGQVLASTRTDDAGRYQFADLQAGVGTVSVHREGTTPVQAAVLIESSGTTVYDVPVPGRAAVNGVARTASGLPIPDARVWLEDPTGAVVANTRTDSAGRYEFADVAEGGYTLHAVGYPPATAEVAVRESADVLIEVTLSHTDSIASPR
- the hemW gene encoding radical SAM family heme chaperone HemW; translation: MSAPFGITVPFGIYVHVPFCASRCGYCDFNTYTAADLGGGGSRAEYPRVAAAEIRYAAATMGRRSVQTVFVGGGTPTLLSPSELGGLLTVIDEEFGLAVDAEVTTEANPESVDAASLAALREAGFTRISFGMQSAASHVLAVLDRQHTPGRALQCVQWARQAGFAHVNLDLIYGTPGESDADWQDSLHAAIEAGPDHVSAYSLILEEGTRLAARVRRGELPAPDPDGLADRYEVADAVLTGAGFDWYEVSNWARGESARARHNLLYWTGGDWWGIGPGAHSHLAGKRWWNVRHPRDYAQRVAQGSPAADFEELTPAQQQLERVMLELRLRGGLGLDELSDVGRTAAARAVTDGLLKPDAHAAGRAVLTLRGRLLADAVIRDLTD
- a CDS encoding GH25 family lysozyme; amino-acid sequence: MADLAWNGEEQVVAALVPVSLRAPRPRPRSLTALGPLVAAGLALVVLTRVAAPDVLHIDAATAPPPLGPVAPVALPAPVMLSESGPYVGPDVAKRQQDFANPGRSAQENMNAGLLDPAKMIADGMDFEFAKASQGTWFTDDYFAVNRARAQQAGLLFGAYHYLEKGNGVAQADAFFQRLQETGGAAGVMLMVDVEWKDEAETSGPSYADITDFCARLRELVPGRQIVVYTLSRYWGKAGKSGALGNPPAPEGTVLNWASYLDGTAPVEHLAGNVAAPGTAEDPYQRNSVGTWGSYTFRQFTSTATYAQYKHQKMNHPDAGQSTLDFNISFASRDQLLALAGLSSVDAVAPIRGTGPVLSAEGAD
- the hrcA gene encoding heat-inducible transcriptional repressor HrcA, which encodes MLDDRKLAVLRAIVRDYVATEEPVGSKTLVDRHNLGVSPATIRNDMAVLEEEGYIAQPHTSAGRIPTDKGYRLFVDRLSEVRALSPAERRAIQHFLDSAVNLDDVVDRTVRLLSQLTRQVAVVQYPSLSGATVRHLELLHMAPGRVMMVLITDTGRVDQRVVEVPVVTSEELLPDLRARLNAVMDGKRLTAADEAVAALATQFRVLDPVVDGTVVARVVEALREMIDHSRDQRVVMAGAANLTRSGHDFSDSLHVVLEALEEQVVLMRLLGEAATTDLSVRIGHETALAGLAGTSVVASAYGRGEVVSRLGVIGPTRMDYPGTMGAVRAVARYVGQMISGDNPGA
- a CDS encoding uracil-DNA glycosylase, yielding MTAPTQPAAGPRPLAEIVEAGWAGALAPVAPVIAAMGEFLRAELAAGRSYLPAGANVLRAFTRPFDAVRVLIVGQDPYPTPGHAVGLSFSVSAQTRPLPRSLMNIFREYGADLGLPPPTNGDLSPWADRGVLMLNRVLTVAPGNPGSHRGKGWEQVTEQAIRALVARDAPLVAVLWGRDAATLVPMLGSTPQLLSAHPSPMSADRGFFGSRPFSRANELLFGMGADPVDWRLS
- the lepA gene encoding translation elongation factor 4, whose product is MPPTPPKPNRTDPALIRNFCIIAHIDHGKSTLADRMLQLTGVVDARNMRAQYLDRMDIERERGITIKSQAVRLPWTAPDGRMHVLNLIDTPGHVDFTYEVSRSLAACEGAVLLVDAAQGIEAQTLANLYLAMENDLTVIPVLNKIDLPAAQPEKYAAELAHIIGCEPSEVLKVSAKTGEGVVELLNKIVEDIPAPVGDPDAPARAMIFDSVYDSYRGVITYIRVVDGHLTPREKILMLSTRATHELLEIGVSSPEPSPSEGLSVGEVGYLITGVKDVRQSKVGDTITDAINPATGALGGYREPKPMVFSGLYPIDGSDFPELREALDKLRLNDASLVYEPESSAALGFGFRVGFLGLLHLEIVRERLEREAGLDLISTAPNVVYRVIKEDASTHIVTNPSEFPDGKIAEIYEPVVRATVLAPSEFVGTIMELCQQRRGTLGGMDYLSADRVELRYTLPLAEIIFDFFDALKSKTRGYASLDYEVKGEQMADLVKVDILLQGEPVDAFSAIVHKDKAYEYAVRMTKKLRTLIPRQQFEVPIQASIGTRVIARENISAIRKDVLAKCYGGDITRKRKLLEKQKEGKKRMKMVGRVEVPQEAFIAALSTDESPDTKRAGSK
- a CDS encoding TetR/AcrR family transcriptional regulator, whose product is MTEVTTSDRVDEAELTTREQEILGVCAELLTEIGYERLTIDAVAARARASKATIYRRWPGKPALVGAAVRYITDSDNIAPEYTGDLRADLLTLLTNARDRFADKAALLAGMVHAMQGDPELAGLLRADIARCRATTDDLLARYCAEGAITAPDPEFVRELAPATLMTRILITGEPVDDALLHRLVDRVLLPLLSSAER